From one Lolium rigidum isolate FL_2022 chromosome 4, APGP_CSIRO_Lrig_0.1, whole genome shotgun sequence genomic stretch:
- the LOC124706801 gene encoding protein NUCLEAR FUSION DEFECTIVE 4-like — protein MASPTSVHWLSLVGSVWLQTINGPNSDFPVYSSQLKDVKGISQVQLNFLAFASDAGKLLGWLAGVAALYVPLWAVALVGAAFGLVGYGVQFLFLESPRLAYWHLFSLTALAGNGICWINTVCYLLCINNFPSDSRVAVSLATSYLGLSAKFYTTMSDTLPDLGYSSAKKYLLLNAVVPMLVTLLVVPSLRVVKPGSGKRTDVGFLAMFAITLATGACAVVGSIGSKSLGLSSKEHMISLYVMLAVPLLIPVVLRVRESMAKIREAAMWENRVHDLCSDESVVEMEVDVPSKEDEVVEKEQGVELEHGEGQGEEVGGLRLLRRFDFWLYFFSYMFSGTLGLVFLNNLGQIAESRRLSDPSTLVSLSSSFGFFGRLLPAFLDYYTAKSGYSISRTASMAALMAPMAGAFFLMLHPLDMLLYTSTAVIGTCTGAITSVAVSATSELFGTKNFGVNHNVLVANIPVGSLCFGYLAGLLYQREAGGSGNRCIGAACYRDTFLLWGLTCAVGTGLCTALYARCAKRTHGDKKGPKVSGAGSTVV, from the exons ATGGCTTCTCCTACCTCAGTCCACTGGCTGAGCCTGGTGGGGAGCGTCTGGCTGCAGACCATCAACGGCCCCAACTCCGACTTCCCCGTCTACTCGTCGCAGCTCAAGGACGTCAAGGGCATCTCCCAGGTGCAGCTCAACTTCCTGGCCTTCGCCTCCGACGCCGGGAAGCTCCTCGGCTGGCTGGCCGGGGTGGCCGCGCTCTACGTCCCTCTCTGGGCGGTCGCCCTCGTCGGCGCCGCCTTCGGGCTCGTCGGCTACGGCGTGCAATTCCTGTTCCTGGAGAGCCCCCGCCTGGCCTACTGGCACCTGTTCTCGCTCACCGCCCTCGCCGGCAACGGCATCTGCTGGATCAACACCGTCTgctacctcctctgcatcaacaACTTCCCCTCCGACAGCCGCGTCGCCGTCAGCCTCGCCACCAGCTACCTCGGCCTCAGCGCCAAGTTCTACACCACCATGTCCGACACGCTCCCGGACCTCGGCTACTCCAGCGCCAAGAAGTACCTCCTCCTCAATGCCGTCGTGCCCATGCTCGTCACACTCCTCGTCGTGCCGTCGCTCCGGGTGGTGAAGCCCGGGAGCGGTAAGAGAACCGACGTCGGGTTCCTGGCCATGTTCGCCATCACCCTCGCCACGGGCGCCTGCGCCGTCGTGGGCAGCATCGGCTCCAAGTCCCTCGGGCTCTCGTCCAAAGAGCACATGATTAGCCTCTACGTGATGCTCGCCGTCCCGCTGCTCATCCCCGTGGTGCTCAGGGTCCGGGAGAGCATGGCCAAGATACGGGAGGCGGCCATGTGGGAGAACAGAGTGCACGACCTCTGCTCCGAcgagtcggtggtggagatggaggtggatgtCCCAAGCAAGGAGGACGAGGTGGTGGAGAAGGAGCAGGGCGTCGAGCTCGAACATGGAGAAGGTCAGGGAGAAGAAGTCGGTGGCCTCCGGTTGCTACGGAGGTTCGACTTCTGGCTGTACTTCTTCAGCTACATGTTCAGTGGCACGCTGGGTCTGGTCTTCCTCAACAACCTGGGGCAGATCGCCGAGTCCCGCAGGCTCAGCGACCCGTCCACTCTGGTCTCCCTCTCGTCCTCCTTCGGATTCTTCGGACGACTCCTTCCCGCCTTCTTGGACTACTACACTGCAAA GAGCGGCTACTCCATATCGAGGACTGCCTCCATGGCGGCGCTGATGGCCCCGATGGCCGGCGCCTTCTTCCTGATGCTGCACCCGCTGGACATGCTCCTGTACACAAGCAcggcggtgatcgggacgtgcacGGGCGCCATCACCTCCGTGGCGGTGTCGGCGACGAGCGAGCTCTTCGGCACCAAGAACTTCGGCGTCAACCACAACGTGCTGGTGGCCAACATCCCCGTGGGATCGCTCTGCTTCGGCTACCTCGCCGGCCTCCTCTACCAGCGGGAGGCGGGCGGGTCAGGCAACCGCTGCATCGGCGCCGCCTGCTACCGGGACACCTTCCTCCTCTGGGGCCTCACctgcgccgtcgggacggggctgTGCACCGCCCTGTACGCGCGCTGCGCCAAGAGGACCCACGGCGATAAGAAGGGACCAAAAGTTTCTGGCGCAGGATCGACTGTAGTATAG